The following proteins come from a genomic window of Aquimarina sp. MAR_2010_214:
- a CDS encoding xanthine dehydrogenase molybdopterin binding subunit has product MKTMKNIDSFTHVRGESLFVDDLMLRQDALIGLCFDSPKAHGKIKSVDYSKAEALDGVIKIFTYKDIAGENQIGGIIPDEPLWAEDEVHFWGQPIAFIVAKTEAIAKKARALITIDIEELPVITTAKEAKEKESFINAPRSFKLGDSASTFSDCEYVFEGETFSNGQEHLYLETQGCYAIPQENGNIKLISSTQGPTAVQKITAKVLGVPMHKIEVDVIRLGGGFGGKEDQATPWAVMAAVAVQHLNRPVKYMLNRHDDLRMTGKRHPYSSFYKIGLTKDLKIKAFEVEFLQNSGAAADLSPAIAERTLFHATNSYFIPNVSTTVFSCKTNLPPNTAFRGFGGPQGMFVIESAIAASADQIGVDKREIQEANLLAENDEFSYGQIATEVQAQKTWFSAKEKFEFEKLEAEVKSFNQENKVYKKGISLMPIAFGISFTNTPMNHARALIHIYQDGSVGVSTGAVEMGQSVNTKMLQVAQQILGISPNKVKLETTNTTRVANTSPSAASSTADLNGKAVEMACNSLIERLTKVAAAMLSSEEKSINFQNDFVFVDGKKSSLSWEELITQAMLQRVALSENAHYATPVIHFDKSKEKGHPFAYHVYGTAITTVTVDCIRGNYEIDTVKIVHDFGKTMNLGIDIGQVEGALAQGIGWMTMEEIAYNSDGKLLSNALSTYKVPDIFSSPKTVETIPLEVDGHELAILKSKAVGEPPLMYGIGTYFAIQQAVKEFNPNHKLKFHSPFTPEKVLMGLYETP; this is encoded by the coding sequence ATGAAAACGATGAAGAATATAGATAGTTTTACACATGTAAGAGGAGAATCGTTATTTGTAGACGATTTAATGTTACGACAAGATGCTTTAATCGGGTTATGTTTCGATTCACCAAAAGCACACGGAAAAATAAAATCGGTAGATTATTCTAAGGCAGAAGCGTTGGACGGTGTGATAAAAATATTTACCTACAAAGATATTGCTGGCGAAAATCAAATCGGAGGAATTATTCCTGATGAACCACTATGGGCAGAAGATGAAGTCCATTTTTGGGGACAACCCATTGCTTTTATTGTTGCAAAAACAGAAGCTATTGCAAAAAAAGCAAGAGCTTTAATTACTATTGATATTGAAGAACTTCCTGTAATAACAACAGCAAAAGAAGCCAAAGAAAAAGAAAGTTTTATCAATGCTCCGCGTTCTTTTAAATTAGGGGATTCTGCTAGTACTTTTTCTGATTGTGAATATGTTTTTGAAGGAGAAACTTTTTCTAACGGGCAAGAACATTTATATCTCGAAACTCAGGGTTGTTATGCAATACCGCAAGAAAATGGAAATATAAAATTGATTTCTTCTACGCAAGGCCCAACAGCTGTTCAAAAAATTACGGCTAAAGTGTTGGGGGTCCCCATGCACAAAATTGAAGTAGATGTAATTCGTTTAGGTGGTGGATTTGGTGGTAAAGAAGATCAAGCAACTCCTTGGGCAGTTATGGCTGCTGTTGCTGTTCAACATTTAAATCGTCCCGTAAAATATATGTTGAATCGTCACGACGATTTACGAATGACGGGGAAACGTCATCCCTATTCTTCATTTTATAAAATCGGTTTAACCAAAGATTTAAAAATTAAAGCTTTTGAAGTAGAGTTCTTACAAAATTCTGGTGCCGCAGCAGATTTATCTCCTGCCATTGCAGAACGTACTTTATTTCATGCTACCAATAGTTATTTTATTCCTAATGTAAGTACAACCGTTTTTAGTTGTAAAACAAACTTGCCTCCAAATACGGCTTTCCGTGGCTTTGGTGGACCTCAAGGAATGTTTGTTATAGAAAGTGCTATTGCAGCATCTGCAGATCAAATCGGTGTTGATAAAAGAGAAATTCAGGAAGCTAATTTGTTAGCTGAAAATGATGAATTCTCTTACGGGCAAATCGCTACCGAAGTTCAAGCTCAAAAAACGTGGTTTTCTGCCAAAGAAAAATTTGAATTTGAAAAGCTTGAAGCTGAAGTTAAAAGTTTTAATCAAGAAAATAAAGTATACAAAAAAGGAATTTCGCTAATGCCAATCGCATTCGGGATTTCATTTACAAATACACCTATGAATCACGCACGAGCATTGATTCATATTTATCAAGATGGAAGCGTTGGGGTTTCTACTGGAGCTGTAGAAATGGGACAAAGTGTAAATACAAAAATGTTGCAAGTTGCTCAGCAAATTTTAGGGATTTCTCCAAACAAAGTAAAACTAGAAACGACTAACACAACTCGTGTTGCCAACACCTCTCCTTCTGCGGCAAGTTCTACTGCAGATTTAAATGGGAAAGCTGTTGAAATGGCGTGTAATTCGCTAATTGAAAGATTGACTAAAGTTGCAGCAGCAATGCTATCATCTGAAGAAAAAAGTATTAATTTTCAGAATGATTTTGTTTTTGTAGATGGTAAAAAATCATCCCTTTCTTGGGAAGAATTAATTACACAAGCAATGTTACAGCGTGTTGCTTTGTCTGAAAACGCACATTATGCAACACCAGTTATTCACTTTGATAAGTCGAAAGAAAAAGGGCATCCGTTTGCATATCATGTATACGGTACAGCCATTACAACCGTTACTGTAGATTGTATTCGTGGAAATTACGAGATTGATACTGTAAAAATTGTACACGATTTTGGCAAAACAATGAATTTAGGAATCGATATTGGGCAAGTTGAAGGCGCTTTGGCACAAGGAATTGGTTGGATGACGATGGAAGAAATTGCATATAATTCTGACGGAAAATTATTATCTAATGCTTTGTCTACTTACAAGGTTCCGGATATCTTTTCATCACCAAAAACAGTAGAAACTATCCCGCTAGAAGTTGATGGACATGAATTAGCGATTTTAAAATCGAAAGCCGTTGGCGAGCCTCCATTAATGTACGGAATTGGAACTTATTTTGCCATTCAACAAGCGGTTAAAGAGTTTAATCCGAATCATAAATTAAAATTCCACTCGCCTTTTACACCAGAAAAAGTGTTAATGGGATTATACGAGACTCCATAA
- a CDS encoding FAD binding domain-containing protein yields MIQFILNNRIIKTSANSGVTLLDFIREYQQLKGTKIGCREGDCGACTVLVGTSDGDHVTYQTITSCISPLGNANGKHIVTVEGINLPKELNTVQKAMTDNYATQCGFCTPGFVVSMTGYALESNKTTTCNDAISGNICRCTGYKSIEKAGFEIEEKLQQKDDNHKIEWLINKGFIPNYFETIPNKLKELQPKVFSKTGVKVANGTDIYVRHADKMAEEDVHLLVDKTALKGISFSEGICTLGANTTVTEIAENKKLQTLFPKLKQFLKLVSSEQIRNMGTIGGNFVNASPIGDMSIFFLALNSTLTIQKEDETERQIAFQEFHQNYKVYDLQEGEILKEISFKIPQANQHYNFEKVSKRTHLDIASVNSAGLISIQNGVISEAHLSFGGVAAIPKYLYKTNEFLKGKLIISETIHLAEKILQSEISPISDVRGTSAYKRLLARQLFFAHFIKLFPNDVELDKMITL; encoded by the coding sequence ATGATACAATTTATACTTAACAATCGGATCATCAAAACATCTGCTAATTCAGGTGTTACCTTACTCGATTTTATTCGAGAATATCAACAATTAAAAGGAACAAAAATTGGATGTCGCGAAGGCGATTGTGGTGCTTGTACCGTTTTGGTAGGAACTTCTGATGGAGACCATGTTACTTATCAAACGATAACCTCTTGTATTTCACCTCTGGGAAACGCAAACGGAAAACATATTGTTACTGTTGAAGGAATCAACTTACCTAAAGAACTAAATACTGTTCAAAAAGCAATGACAGATAATTATGCTACGCAATGTGGATTTTGTACTCCAGGTTTTGTAGTTTCTATGACAGGTTATGCTTTAGAAAGTAATAAAACAACAACATGCAACGATGCTATTAGCGGAAATATTTGCAGATGCACGGGTTATAAATCGATAGAAAAAGCAGGTTTTGAGATTGAAGAAAAGCTGCAACAAAAAGATGACAATCATAAAATTGAATGGTTGATTAACAAAGGATTTATTCCGAATTACTTTGAAACTATTCCGAATAAATTAAAAGAATTACAACCCAAAGTTTTTTCAAAAACTGGCGTAAAAGTTGCTAACGGAACCGATATCTATGTACGTCACGCAGATAAAATGGCAGAAGAAGATGTACATCTATTAGTTGATAAAACAGCTCTAAAAGGAATATCATTTTCTGAAGGTATTTGTACATTAGGAGCAAATACAACTGTTACAGAAATCGCTGAAAATAAGAAATTACAAACCTTGTTTCCGAAACTGAAACAGTTTTTAAAACTCGTTTCTTCTGAGCAAATTAGAAATATGGGTACTATTGGCGGGAATTTTGTAAACGCCTCTCCTATTGGTGATATGTCAATTTTCTTTTTAGCGTTAAATTCAACACTAACAATTCAAAAAGAAGATGAAACCGAAAGACAAATTGCATTTCAAGAATTTCATCAAAACTATAAAGTATACGACTTACAAGAGGGTGAAATTTTAAAAGAGATTTCTTTTAAAATCCCTCAAGCTAATCAGCATTACAATTTCGAAAAAGTAAGCAAGCGAACACATTTAGATATTGCGAGTGTAAATTCGGCAGGATTAATTTCAATACAAAACGGAGTTATTTCTGAAGCACATTTATCTTTTGGTGGTGTGGCTGCAATTCCTAAATATCTATACAAAACCAATGAATTTTTAAAAGGTAAATTGATCATTTCTGAAACCATTCACTTAGCAGAAAAAATATTGCAATCAGAAATATCACCAATAAGCGATGTAAGAGGAACTTCGGCATATAAAAGATTGCTAGCAAGACAATTATTCTTTGCTCATTTCATAAAATTGTTTCCTAATGATGTAGAACTTGATAAAATGATTACACTATGA
- a CDS encoding YoaP domain-containing protein, protein MEILKLTDKNIQDEHICCAISDKKCKEGYEKKKEWLKKEFKNGYNFQKIDVRGKVFIEYVPIENSWLPLIGKNFMVINCFWVSGQFKGKGNGKKLLEQCLADSKEMDGIIAISSDKKRSFMTDPKFLKYQGFEIIDEAKPHFKLWGLKTNPKAEFPKIMESAKSGNCPNNNGITAYFSNTCPFTEFYTNELLREYAKKKNVPLEINHIKSQEDGRNMPIPWIINSVFYKGELVSLEMKVERHLEKLIG, encoded by the coding sequence ATGGAAATTCTAAAACTTACTGACAAGAATATTCAAGATGAACATATTTGTTGTGCGATAAGCGACAAGAAATGTAAAGAAGGGTATGAAAAGAAAAAAGAGTGGCTGAAAAAAGAATTTAAGAATGGCTACAATTTTCAAAAAATTGATGTTCGAGGAAAAGTATTTATCGAATATGTGCCGATAGAAAATTCTTGGCTTCCATTAATCGGGAAAAATTTTATGGTTATTAATTGTTTTTGGGTTTCAGGGCAATTCAAAGGAAAAGGAAACGGAAAAAAGCTGTTAGAACAATGTTTAGCGGATTCAAAAGAAATGGACGGAATTATTGCAATTTCGAGTGATAAGAAAAGATCGTTTATGACTGACCCAAAATTTCTAAAATACCAAGGATTTGAAATTATTGACGAGGCAAAACCTCATTTCAAACTTTGGGGGCTAAAAACAAATCCAAAAGCAGAATTTCCTAAAATTATGGAAAGTGCGAAATCAGGAAATTGCCCGAACAATAACGGAATTACAGCTTATTTCTCAAATACGTGTCCGTTTACGGAATTTTACACGAATGAATTATTGAGAGAATACGCAAAAAAGAAAAATGTTCCTTTGGAAATTAATCATATTAAATCTCAAGAAGACGGTCGAAATATGCCAATTCCGTGGATTATAAATAGCGTGTTTTACAAAGGAGAATTAGTGAGTTTAGAAATGAAAGTAGAAAGACATTTGGAAAAACTGATTGGATAA
- a CDS encoding IS110 family transposase — translation MKSIYLGIEISKKTLDICLVDQKSEAFFKIENKIKAIKKLFKQITTLDAEIFIAMENTGLYNYNLYEVLKDYSFNVYVIDPKHIKRSIGLVRGKNDKVDAKRIATFIERNYQDFDCWKPISEAVQNIKILMSQRRHKVKTRQAIKQQNKELKTVKRTKIISSSMKINLKEIEQINKHIAAIEKLIKEEIANDSVLKKDIERIRTIPGIGSVTAWTLAVKTDGFVRLTNPRKLACFAGVVPFEQQSGTSLKTKPRVSKMADMQLKSVLQMAAMRAVRMDNDLQHFYLRKVEEGKNKMSVLNAVRNKLIHIAMALIKNKSFYENRLVLS, via the coding sequence ATGAAAAGTATTTATTTAGGAATTGAAATTAGTAAAAAAACATTAGATATTTGTTTAGTTGATCAGAAATCAGAAGCATTCTTTAAGATTGAAAATAAAATCAAAGCGATTAAAAAACTCTTTAAGCAGATAACTACTTTAGATGCTGAGATCTTTATTGCAATGGAAAATACTGGTCTTTATAATTATAATTTATATGAAGTTTTGAAGGATTATTCATTTAATGTTTATGTGATCGATCCTAAGCACATTAAACGAAGCATCGGTTTAGTTCGTGGTAAGAATGATAAAGTTGATGCTAAGCGCATTGCTACTTTTATTGAAAGGAACTATCAAGATTTTGATTGCTGGAAGCCCATAAGTGAGGCTGTACAAAATATAAAAATACTGATGAGTCAACGTAGACATAAGGTAAAAACTAGACAGGCTATTAAACAACAAAATAAGGAGCTTAAAACAGTTAAAAGGACTAAAATAATAAGTTCCTCAATGAAAATCAATTTAAAAGAAATTGAGCAGATTAATAAACATATAGCGGCTATAGAAAAATTGATTAAAGAGGAGATAGCTAATGATTCTGTTTTGAAAAAGGACATAGAACGTATCAGAACTATACCAGGAATAGGATCAGTTACAGCTTGGACTTTAGCTGTGAAAACTGATGGTTTTGTGCGATTGACTAATCCGAGAAAACTAGCTTGTTTTGCTGGCGTTGTTCCATTCGAACAACAAAGTGGAACAAGTCTAAAGACAAAACCAAGAGTATCAAAAATGGCGGATATGCAACTTAAATCCGTGCTTCAAATGGCAGCTATGAGAGCAGTAAGAATGGATAACGATCTTCAACATTTTTACTTGAGAAAAGTAGAAGAAGGTAAGAACAAAATGAGTGTACTCAATGCTGTTAGAAACAAACTAATACATATCGCAATGGCATTAATAAAAAACAAATCTTTTTATGAAAACCGTTTGGTATTGTCATAG
- a CDS encoding helix-turn-helix transcriptional regulator has product MKIGDRIRKVMEFKNMNYRSLGILLDYSDGQTRNIIINKSVPKIDFVQNLLRSFPEINVNWLITGEGEMLDNVSENQKITNYSKLDNIELIKHLLERKDELIQDETFKDYVRMVMELLMADDEREKKNRALEELKEIALKKYSKRG; this is encoded by the coding sequence ATGAAAATAGGCGATAGAATAAGAAAAGTAATGGAGTTCAAAAATATGAATTACAGGTCTTTAGGTATTTTACTGGATTATTCAGATGGTCAAACAAGAAATATCATAATAAATAAATCCGTTCCAAAAATTGACTTTGTACAAAATTTATTACGCTCTTTCCCTGAAATAAACGTCAATTGGCTGATAACTGGTGAAGGTGAAATGCTTGATAATGTGTCAGAAAACCAAAAGATTACAAATTATAGCAAACTTGATAACATAGAATTAATCAAACATCTTCTTGAAAGAAAAGACGAACTTATCCAAGATGAAACTTTTAAGGATTACGTAAGAATGGTTATGGAATTACTCATGGCAGACGATGAAAGAGAGAAGAAAAATAGAGCTCTAGAGGAATTAAAAGAAATAGCTCTAAAGAAGTATTCGAAAAGAGGTTAG
- a CDS encoding XdhC family protein, giving the protein MIFWQHILEKLQDNQKVYVLTVIENFGSSPGRKGFKMLVAQDGFIFGSIGGGVMEFSLVEETKQLLKEGIDNIFIKKQIHKGNIKDGSGMICSGEQTVAFHCLDSHHISTVQGILTGIQNGEKGTLSLTPDSFYFSYKFIENQFEYKINSNNDWFFNEHVGYKETLYIVGGGHVGVAVSELFVKLGFFVVVFDNRENLNTLKNNHSAHQKQVVDYADISNYILEGSSSYVAIMTNKYTDDKLALSKLIGRNYTFIGVLGSKAKLETMWNVMLKEGFTQEELDRIYAPIGLSIKSESPEEIAISIAAQIIKIKNTNN; this is encoded by the coding sequence ATGATTTTTTGGCAACACATATTAGAAAAACTTCAAGACAATCAAAAAGTGTATGTCTTAACCGTCATTGAAAATTTTGGAAGTTCTCCTGGCCGAAAAGGGTTTAAAATGCTGGTTGCTCAAGACGGGTTTATTTTTGGTTCTATTGGTGGCGGTGTTATGGAGTTTTCTTTGGTTGAAGAAACAAAACAGCTTCTAAAAGAAGGAATTGATAACATTTTTATTAAAAAACAGATCCATAAAGGAAATATAAAGGATGGTTCTGGAATGATTTGCTCTGGCGAGCAAACGGTTGCTTTTCATTGCTTAGATTCTCATCATATTTCTACAGTTCAAGGTATTCTTACAGGTATACAAAATGGCGAAAAAGGAACGTTGAGTTTAACTCCAGATTCCTTTTATTTTTCATACAAGTTTATAGAAAATCAGTTTGAGTATAAAATCAACTCTAATAACGATTGGTTTTTTAATGAACATGTTGGATATAAAGAAACTTTGTATATAGTTGGAGGTGGGCACGTTGGTGTAGCTGTCTCAGAATTATTTGTAAAACTTGGTTTTTTTGTGGTAGTTTTTGACAATAGAGAAAACCTCAACACCTTAAAAAACAATCATTCTGCACATCAAAAACAGGTTGTTGACTATGCAGACATCAGTAATTATATTCTGGAAGGAAGCTCAAGTTATGTAGCTATAATGACCAACAAATACACCGATGATAAATTGGCATTAAGTAAACTTATAGGAAGAAATTATACGTTTATTGGAGTTCTAGGTAGCAAAGCTAAACTAGAAACAATGTGGAATGTTATGTTAAAAGAAGGGTTTACCCAAGAAGAGTTAGATAGAATTTACGCTCCTATAGGCTTATCTATAAAAAGTGAATCTCCTGAGGAAATAGCCATAAGTATAGCTGCGCAAATTATTAAGATTAAGAATACAAACAACTAA
- a CDS encoding IS1595 family transposase, translated as MIPEDFRDFFISSSALVQSEIVSTLLEISTEGSALIDSNQSKAISCPHCKCNKIKANGKLKGVQRYVCNTCHKNFSETTGKFWYNLKKKDKVNRYLFCLLSGYSIRKSAKETGISIQTSFDWRHKLLVSFGSVSVDEFQGILESDDLFFAYSEKGNRNLDRPARKRGAKASKAGLSNEKVAVIASCDRSGNKDFKVATRGRISKSDLETILQGKLAKVETLCSDSHRSYTAFAKDKKVAHKKFNASKGQRAVDKIYHVQNVNNMDMRLRKFMEPFNGVATKYLQNYLNWFLVLEKIKNSTSKMATVAAIAFASNTAWMEFKNIVVNNMLFRT; from the coding sequence ATGATACCAGAAGATTTTAGAGATTTTTTCATTAGTTCATCGGCTTTGGTTCAATCAGAAATTGTTTCCACATTATTGGAGATCTCTACTGAGGGTTCAGCCCTGATTGATAGCAATCAGAGTAAAGCCATAAGCTGTCCTCATTGTAAGTGCAATAAAATTAAGGCTAATGGTAAGCTCAAAGGAGTACAGCGCTATGTTTGTAATACTTGTCATAAAAACTTTAGTGAAACTACCGGTAAGTTCTGGTACAACCTCAAGAAGAAAGACAAAGTTAATCGTTATTTATTCTGTTTACTCTCTGGATATAGTATTCGCAAGAGTGCCAAAGAAACAGGGATTTCTATTCAGACTTCTTTTGATTGGAGGCACAAATTACTTGTCTCCTTTGGGAGCGTAAGTGTGGATGAATTCCAAGGAATCCTAGAGAGTGATGATCTTTTCTTTGCTTACTCTGAAAAAGGGAATCGAAATTTGGATCGTCCTGCTAGAAAACGTGGCGCAAAGGCAAGTAAAGCTGGTCTCAGTAATGAAAAAGTAGCTGTGATAGCCAGTTGTGACCGATCAGGGAACAAAGATTTCAAAGTAGCTACCAGAGGTCGCATTAGTAAAAGTGACTTGGAGACTATATTACAAGGGAAGTTGGCTAAAGTAGAAACCCTTTGTAGCGACAGTCACAGAAGCTATACTGCATTTGCAAAAGACAAGAAGGTAGCACACAAAAAATTTAATGCTTCGAAGGGTCAAAGAGCTGTTGACAAAATATATCACGTACAAAATGTGAATAATATGGATATGCGTCTAAGGAAATTTATGGAGCCCTTCAATGGAGTGGCAACAAAATACCTTCAGAATTATCTGAATTGGTTTTTAGTCTTAGAAAAAATAAAAAATTCAACCAGTAAAATGGCAACCGTAGCAGCTATAGCCTTTGCTTCCAATACTGCCTGGATGGAATTTAAAAACATAGTAGTAAATAATATGCTTTTTAGAACTTAG
- a CDS encoding helix-turn-helix domain-containing protein, with product MKIQPKEPLSVECVKQLRAISDTMELLSGKWKIQIIGTLLRGGTMRFMELKRAIKGIAAKKLSSDLQELEVNKLITRTVKNTKPVTVEYTLTEHGKTLDNLIGEVIEWGINHRTEIIKK from the coding sequence ATGAAGATACAGCCCAAAGAACCTCTATCAGTAGAGTGTGTAAAACAATTACGAGCCATTAGTGATACAATGGAATTATTATCTGGCAAATGGAAAATACAAATAATCGGAACTTTACTTCGTGGTGGAACAATGCGATTTATGGAATTAAAAAGAGCTATTAAAGGAATTGCTGCAAAAAAACTATCTAGTGATTTACAAGAATTAGAAGTAAATAAACTGATAACTCGAACAGTAAAAAACACAAAGCCCGTTACGGTTGAATACACGTTAACCGAACACGGAAAAACTTTAGATAATTTAATCGGAGAGGTTATAGAATGGGGAATAAATCACAGAACTGAGATCATTAAAAAATAA
- a CDS encoding monooxygenase has translation MSTQKIWDLHLKYDGPVTQEFMDGNKQLAESIAQEEGVIWKIWTYAEGTNHYGSTYLFKNIDYLKKYREMHIKRLNTIGITDITDHIFDIFEDLSKIDNAPIG, from the coding sequence ATGAGTACACAAAAAATATGGGACTTGCATTTAAAGTATGACGGACCTGTTACGCAAGAGTTTATGGACGGAAATAAACAATTGGCAGAAAGTATTGCTCAAGAAGAAGGGGTTATATGGAAAATATGGACATACGCAGAAGGTACAAATCATTATGGATCAACTTACTTATTTAAAAATATTGACTATTTAAAAAAGTATAGAGAAATGCATATCAAGAGATTAAATACTATTGGGATAACGGATATTACCGACCACATTTTTGACATTTTTGAAGATTTGAGTAAAATTGATAATGCACCGATTGGTTAA
- the acs gene encoding acetate--CoA ligase, which produces MSNYHIKHLEEYYQVYRKSVRDPETFWAEVAEEHFMWRKKWDNVLSWDFTKPEIKWFEGAKLNITENCIDRHLRNRGHKTAILFEPNDPNEDAQHITYKQLHERVCKFANVLKEQGIEKGDRVCIYLPMIPELAISVLACARIGAVHSVVFAGFSATALSTRINDCDAKMVITSDGSYRGGKTIDLKGIVDDALEDTPGIRRVLVVKRIDSDINMKEGRDLWLQPLLDEAYKDCVPEIMDAEDPLFILYTSGSTGMPKGMLHTTAGYMVYTAYSFKNVFQYQENDIYWCTADIGWITGHSYIVYGPLANGATTVMFEGVPSYPDFGRFWDIVEKHKITQFYTAPTAIRALAKENLDYVTNRDLSSLKVLGTVGEPINEEAWHWYNDHVGEKKCPIVDTWWQTETGGIMISPIPYSTPTKPTYATLPLPGIQPALMDENGIEIKGNQVDGRLCVKFPWPSMARTIYGNHKRYKETYFSAFENKYFTGDGALRDEVGYYRITGRVDDVIIVSGHNLGTAPIEDAINEHPAVAESAIVGFPHDIKGNALYGYVILKETGEYRDRDNLSKEVNQQITDRIGPIAKLDKIQFVPGLPKTRSGKIMRRILRKIASKDTSNLGDTSTLLNPEVVQEIIDNAL; this is translated from the coding sequence ATGAGTAATTATCACATCAAACATCTAGAAGAGTATTATCAAGTATATAGAAAATCAGTAAGAGATCCTGAGACATTTTGGGCAGAAGTAGCAGAAGAGCACTTTATGTGGCGCAAAAAATGGGATAATGTATTAAGTTGGGATTTTACAAAGCCAGAAATCAAATGGTTTGAAGGCGCTAAACTAAACATCACAGAAAATTGTATAGATAGACATTTACGTAACCGAGGGCATAAAACAGCCATTCTTTTTGAACCTAATGATCCCAATGAGGATGCACAACATATTACATATAAACAATTACATGAGCGCGTATGTAAATTTGCCAATGTGCTTAAAGAGCAAGGGATAGAAAAAGGAGATAGAGTATGTATTTATTTACCTATGATTCCCGAACTAGCTATTTCTGTATTAGCCTGTGCCAGAATAGGAGCAGTACATTCGGTTGTTTTTGCAGGGTTTTCTGCAACGGCATTATCAACAAGAATAAATGACTGTGATGCAAAAATGGTCATTACTTCTGATGGATCTTACAGAGGAGGTAAGACGATAGACTTAAAAGGGATTGTAGATGACGCTCTAGAAGATACCCCGGGGATTAGAAGAGTTTTGGTAGTAAAACGTATTGATTCTGATATTAATATGAAAGAAGGCAGAGATCTTTGGTTACAACCACTGCTTGATGAAGCGTATAAGGATTGTGTTCCCGAAATTATGGATGCTGAAGATCCTTTGTTTATATTATACACCTCGGGATCTACAGGGATGCCAAAAGGAATGTTGCATACCACCGCAGGATATATGGTGTATACGGCGTATAGTTTTAAAAATGTATTTCAGTATCAAGAAAATGATATCTATTGGTGTACCGCGGATATAGGATGGATTACCGGTCACTCATATATAGTATATGGTCCATTGGCAAATGGGGCAACCACGGTAATGTTTGAAGGAGTACCATCATACCCCGATTTTGGTCGTTTTTGGGATATTGTAGAGAAACATAAAATCACACAGTTCTATACCGCACCAACTGCGATACGAGCTCTGGCCAAAGAAAACCTGGATTATGTGACCAATCGTGATCTTTCGAGCTTAAAAGTACTGGGTACTGTAGGAGAACCTATTAACGAAGAAGCATGGCATTGGTATAATGATCATGTAGGAGAGAAAAAATGCCCAATTGTAGATACTTGGTGGCAAACCGAAACCGGAGGGATTATGATTTCTCCTATACCATATTCTACTCCAACAAAACCCACATATGCCACGTTACCATTACCGGGGATTCAACCGGCTTTGATGGATGAGAATGGTATCGAAATTAAGGGAAATCAGGTAGACGGGCGATTGTGTGTTAAGTTTCCGTGGCCGTCAATGGCAAGAACTATTTATGGTAATCATAAGCGATATAAAGAAACGTATTTCTCTGCTTTTGAAAATAAATATTTTACAGGAGATGGTGCCCTGCGTGATGAGGTAGGATATTATAGAATCACCGGTAGAGTAGATGATGTGATTATTGTATCGGGTCATAACCTGGGTACTGCCCCTATAGAAGATGCGATTAATGAACATCCTGCGGTAGCAGAGTCAGCTATTGTTGGTTTCCCACATGATATAAAAGGAAACGCATTATATGGATATGTTATTCTTAAAGAAACAGGAGAATATCGTGATCGTGATAATCTAAGTAAAGAAGTAAATCAGCAAATTACAGATCGTATTGGGCCTATCGCCAAATTAGATAAAATACAATTTGTACCGGGACTTCCTAAAACAAGAAGCGGAAAGATCATGCGTCGTATTTTACGTAAGATAGCATCAAAAGACACCAGTAACCTGGGAGATACCAGCACATTACTAAATCCAGAAGTAGTACAGGAGATCATTGATAATGCGTTGTAA